Proteins encoded in a region of the Gopherus flavomarginatus isolate rGopFla2 chromosome 19, rGopFla2.mat.asm, whole genome shotgun sequence genome:
- the LOC127037273 gene encoding adenine phosphoribosyltransferase-like isoform X2, with the protein MDLWRVPASREKGWYLALIAPNVKGPSYPWLDPSRLYCHQQGLQDCIADLLQPFCEDPIDLVAGIDAMGFILGAAMANTLQKGFLAIRKAGHLCVETCTQPYTDYSARQKLLEMRTDAIQPGLRVLLVDQWIETGGTMCAAIQLVEQQGGVIAGIAAICIEDSEGGKWIQEHYKCSQCVPQHLMPQFNRHQLESFQAFGATPGQA; encoded by the exons ATGGACCTGTGGCGTGTTCCCGCCAGCCGAGAGAAGGGATGGTATTTAGCTCTCATAGCTCCGAATGTCAAGGGCCCCAGTTATCCTTGGCTTGACCCCTCCAGGCTGTACTGTCACCAGCAG GGCCTGCAGGACTGCATTGCGGACCTGCTCCAGCCCTTCTGCGAAGACCCCATTGACCTGGTCGCTGGAATCGACGCCATGGGCTTCATCCTAG gtgctgccatGGCCAACACCCTGCAGAAAGGCTTCCTGGCCATCCGCAAAGCTGGGCACCTCTGTGTGGAGACCTGTACGCAGCCCTACACTGACTACTCAGCCCGCCAGAAGCTGCTGGAGATGAGAACAGATGCCATCCAGCCAG GTCTGCGTGTCTTACTGGTGGATCAGTGGATTGAAACGGGGGGCACCATGTGCGCTGCCATCCAGCTGGTGGAGCAGCAAGGGGGAGTGATCGCAG GCATTGCTGCCATCTGCATCGAGGACAGCGAGGGTGGCAAGTGGATCCAGGAGCATTACAAGTGTTCGCAGTGTGTCCCCCAGCACCTGATGCCCCAATTCAACAGGCACCAGTTGGAGTCCTTCCAGGCCTTTGGGGCCACGCCTGGCCAGGCCTAA
- the LOC127037273 gene encoding adenine phosphoribosyltransferase-like isoform X1 has translation MTAGSVQALPCPVHMDLWRVPASREKGWYLALIAPNVKGPSYPWLDPSRLYCHQQGLQDCIADLLQPFCEDPIDLVAGIDAMGFILGAAMANTLQKGFLAIRKAGHLCVETCTQPYTDYSARQKLLEMRTDAIQPGLRVLLVDQWIETGGTMCAAIQLVEQQGGVIAGIAAICIEDSEGGKWIQEHYKCSQCVPQHLMPQFNRHQLESFQAFGATPGQA, from the exons CTGGTTCCGTCCAGGCCTTGCCCTGCCCTGTGCACATGGACCTGTGGCGTGTTCCCGCCAGCCGAGAGAAGGGATGGTATTTAGCTCTCATAGCTCCGAATGTCAAGGGCCCCAGTTATCCTTGGCTTGACCCCTCCAGGCTGTACTGTCACCAGCAG GGCCTGCAGGACTGCATTGCGGACCTGCTCCAGCCCTTCTGCGAAGACCCCATTGACCTGGTCGCTGGAATCGACGCCATGGGCTTCATCCTAG gtgctgccatGGCCAACACCCTGCAGAAAGGCTTCCTGGCCATCCGCAAAGCTGGGCACCTCTGTGTGGAGACCTGTACGCAGCCCTACACTGACTACTCAGCCCGCCAGAAGCTGCTGGAGATGAGAACAGATGCCATCCAGCCAG GTCTGCGTGTCTTACTGGTGGATCAGTGGATTGAAACGGGGGGCACCATGTGCGCTGCCATCCAGCTGGTGGAGCAGCAAGGGGGAGTGATCGCAG GCATTGCTGCCATCTGCATCGAGGACAGCGAGGGTGGCAAGTGGATCCAGGAGCATTACAAGTGTTCGCAGTGTGTCCCCCAGCACCTGATGCCCCAATTCAACAGGCACCAGTTGGAGTCCTTCCAGGCCTTTGGGGCCACGCCTGGCCAGGCCTAA